From Danio aesculapii chromosome 18, fDanAes4.1, whole genome shotgun sequence, a single genomic window includes:
- the pdcd5 gene encoding programmed cell death protein 5 — MADEELEAIRQQRMAELQAKHGDRSSDQQGQQEAKQRETEMRNSILAQVLDQSARARLSNLALVKPDKAKAVENYLIQMARFGQLGGKITEAGLIEILEKVSQQTEKKTTVKFNRRRVMDSDEENDDD, encoded by the exons ATGGCTGATGAAGAATTGGAAGCTATAAGACAGCAACGTATGGCCGAACTGCAGGCAAAACATGGG GACCGTTCCAGTGATCAGCAGGGACAACAGGAAGCTAAACAGAG AGAGACTGAGATGAGAAACTCTATATTGGCTCAAGTTTTAGATCAGTCTGCCCGTGCCAGAT TGAGTAATTTGGCTCTTGTAAAGCCAGATAAAGCAAAAGCTGTGGAGAATTACTTGATACAGATGGCTCGGTTTGGACAACTTGGAGGAAAG ATTACAGAAGCTGGATTAATAGAGATCTTGGAGAAAGTAAGTCAACAAACAGAGAAGAAAACCACTGTAAAG TTTAATCGACGTCGTGTAATGGACTCGGATGAAGAGAATGATGATGACTAA